The DNA segment GCATCCGATGGTTACGTGGTATTCGTCGCCTGCCATTCATCTTCAAGCATAGCGTACGTAAAGTCGTCGATCCATTCGTCGCCCTCAAGACTGGCATGAATGAAGTGAGCCTCGCGGCGCATTCCAATACGTTCCATTAGTCTCCAAGAGCGTTCGTTTCGAGTGTCAACACCCGCGAAAATGCGGTGTAGTTCCATCGCTGAGAATGCATACCCAAGTGCGGCGTTTACGGCTTCGGTGGCGAGACCACGCCCGCCGAAGTGCGGATTGAACGCGAATCCAAGTTCGCCTTGACGATCCTCGACGCTGTTAATCGTAATCTGCACTGACCCGACAAGTGCCTCCGAGGCGTTTTCGATTGCGGCGAGAGTAAACGGAACGCCTGGGTCGCCGAGGTAGACATCAGACTGAGAGTAAATGAGGTCGTTAACCTGTTCGGCCGACCAAGCCGGCGAAAACTCAAAGCGTGCATTATCTTCGTTGCCGTAAACTGCGAGCAG comes from the Roseimaritima multifibrata genome and includes:
- a CDS encoding GNAT family N-acetyltransferase: MNDRLPITTERLSLRRLQPNDTAALLAVYGNEDNARFEFSPAWSAEQVNDLIYSQSDVYLGDPGVPFTLAAIENASEALVGSVQITINSVEDRQGELGFAFNPHFGGRGLATEAVNAALGYAFSAMELHRIFAGVDTRNERSWRLMERIGMRREAHFIHASLEGDEWIDDFTYAMLEDEWQATNTT